One genomic segment of Pongo pygmaeus isolate AG05252 chromosome 19, NHGRI_mPonPyg2-v2.0_pri, whole genome shotgun sequence includes these proteins:
- the CCL18 gene encoding C-C motif chemokine 18 — MKGLAAALVVLLCTMALCSCAQVGTNKEFCCLVYTSWQIPQKFIVDYSETSPQCPKPGVILLTKRGRQICADPNKKWVQKYISNLKLDA; from the exons ATGAAAGGCCTTGCAGCTGCCCTCGTTGTCCTCCTCTGCACCATGGCCCTCTGCTCCTGTGCACAAG TTGGTACCAACAAAGAGTTCTGCTGCCTCGTCTATACCTcctggcagattccacaaaagttCATAGTTGACTATTCTGAAACCAGCCCCCAGTGCCCCAAGCCAGGTGTCAT CCTCCTAACCAAGAGGGGCCGGCAGATCTGTGCTGACCCCAATAAGAAGTGGGTCCAGAAATACATCAGCAACCTGAAGCTGGATGCCTGA